From the Thermoleophilia bacterium genome, one window contains:
- a CDS encoding cupin domain-containing protein, with translation MDRGDGFTVAHRDELERNGNWSLVRRTLGCGSFGINLVEIAPGEQIPEHDEADRDQEEIFFVIEGEATMVIDGEDHPAPAGTFARLDPNLRRTVRNDGTVPAAVLITSAPRGSGYEPMEWA, from the coding sequence ATGGACCGAGGAGATGGTTTTACCGTCGCTCACCGCGACGAGCTCGAGCGAAACGGCAACTGGTCGCTGGTGCGCCGGACGCTCGGCTGTGGTTCGTTCGGAATCAACCTCGTCGAGATCGCTCCGGGCGAACAGATCCCCGAGCACGACGAAGCCGACCGCGACCAGGAGGAGATCTTCTTCGTGATCGAAGGAGAGGCGACGATGGTGATCGACGGCGAGGACCACCCGGCACCGGCCGGCACTTTCGCCCGTCTCGACCCGAATCTGAGGCGCACGGTTCGAAACGACGGCACGGTGCCTGCCGCGGTGCTGATCACCTCGGCTCCACGCGGGAGCGGCTACGAGCCGATGGAGTGGGCATGA